The Longimicrobium sp. genome contains the following window.
TCCTCCTCTGCGACCAGCTGAACGGCGAGGTGAACCCCACCGCCGAGACGCTGGCCGCCATCGTCGAGCTCGTCCATCTCGCGACGCTGGTCCACGACGACGCGGTCGACCACTCGGTGCTGCGCCGCGGGATGCCCACGGTCAACGCGCTGTGGAGCCATCAGGTGGCCATCATCATGGGCGACTACCTGTACTCGCGCTCCATCAGCGAGATCACCCGCCTGGGCGACCTCGAGCCCATCCGCGTGATCGCCGCGGCGGCCAACGCCATGACGGTGGGCGAGATGCGGCAGCTGGTGAGCCACGACGCGCTCGCCTTCGGCCAGGACGACTACTTCCGGCTGATCGACAGCAAGACCGCGTCGCTGATGTCGGCCGCCTGCGAGATGGGCGCGCTGACCGGCGCCCCCGAGCACCGCGACGCGCTGGCGCGCTACGGCACCGAGCTGGGCCGCGCCTTCCAGATCGCCGACGACCTGCTGGACTACACGGCCGACTCGGCCGACACGGGGAAGCCCAGCGGGCTGGACCTGCGCGAGCACAAGGTCACGCTCCCGCTGATTCACGCGCTGCCGCGGCTCTCGCGCGACGAGCGGGCCGCGGCCGAGGCCTTCTTCCGCGACCCCGAGCCGACCGACGACGCCATCCACGAGATGGTGGAGATGGTGGTGCGGCACGGCGGGCTGGACTACGCGCGCGAGCGGGCGCTGGAGGCGGCGCAGCGGGCGCACGAGGCCCTCGAGGGGCTTCCCGAGGGTCCGGCGCTCGAGGCGCTGCGCGACAGCATCGTGTACGCGGTGGAGCGGCGCCGGTAGCGGCACCGCATTTGCCGCAGGCGGCGCACGAACGCCAGCCGTCGGGCGGCGCAACGGGGGGCGAATCCAAACGGGGTGGGGGAGGATAGATGAGCGCGACACGCTCGCGGAGGATGGGGCGGCTGCTGGTGGTGGTGCTGATCGGCTTGCTGCTGGGGGCGCTGCTCTCGGAGCTGGCCGTGCGCTTCATGCCGAACAGCTCGGCGCGCACCTTCTTCACCACGTCGGTGGCGGCGGCGTTCGGGCCGCTGGTGATCGACCTGGTGGCCGTCGGCTTCACCATCGGCCCGCTGGTGATCCGGCTCGACTTCCTCAGCGTGCTGGGCGTGCTGATCGTCGCTCTCGCCGCGAGGACCTGGCTGTAGGCTTCGATCTTCAATCGATGATGAAGGGGACGCGTCCGGCTGCGGATGCGTCCCCTTCTTCTTTTGGGACCGACTTGGGGTTCGGGCGTGTTTGGCGCCGAGACGCCAAACCGGGCTGCGCGCGCTGTAGGCAACGATACCGCTGTTGCCAACGGCGCCGGGCCACCGCCGCGCCCGGCGTCCGCGCGGAAGCCGGCGACGGTGCGCGCGCGGCGGCGTCCCGGCCCTCCGGGCGCGCATCCCTCACGCAGGTGCATGTCCCGCGCTGAGTTCTCCCCTCCCCTGCGCAGCGGGGGAGGGGCCGGGGGAGGGGGTCGCCAGCGGCCGCGCCCATGCATTTCCACCGGCGCCGGAGTCTTTCCCCGCGCTGAGTTCTCCCCCTCCCCCAGTCGGTTTTGGGGGAGGGGGCCGGGGGGAGAGGGCCATCGCCCGCCGACGCGCGAAGGCCCGCCCTCCGTCCGGAGAGCGGGCCTTCGTCTGATCCTACTCAGCACTCGGCACTCGGCACTTCTTACGCCCGGCCGAGCACCTTCGCGCGGTTGTCCTTGATCTTCGCGTTCTGCCGCGCGCTTTCCATCCAGCGGGCCAGGGCGCGCTGGCGCAGCTCACCGGCCAGCGCGCCGCGCAGCCGCTCCTTGTCGGCGGCGAAGCGGCCGGCGTCGGCCGCGGTGCGCGCCGTGGGGCGGACGATGAAGAGCCCCGCGGGCGTCTCCACCACGCCGCTCACCTGCCCGATGGCCGTGCCGAACGCCGCGCCCACCGCCGCCGTGGCCTGGCCCAGTGCCGGATTCCCCTCGATGCGGGTGAAGGGGCCGGCCGTCTGCACCTGCAGCCCGCGCGCGGCGGCCGCCTGCTGCAGCGTCTTCCCCGCGCGCACGTCGGCGACGATGCGCTCGCCCGCGGCCCGCGCCTGCTCGCGCTTCTTCTGCAGGATCAGCTGCTCGCGGATCTGCGCGGTGGCCTCCTGCAGCGACATCGTCCCCGCCGGGTAGTAGCCGTCCAGCCGTACGATGTACAGCCCCTGCTCGCCCTCGAGCACGTCGCTCACCGGGTGGTCGTTGGGGCCCAGGTCGCGCGCCTCGCCGGTGGCCCAGTTCAGCGCCTCCATGGCCGGGCCCACGCCCGGGATGTAGGCCAGGTTCTCGGCGACGGTCACGCCGCGGCGCAGCGTGGCGCCCACGGTGCGGGCCGCGCGCTCGATCCCCTGCGGCGAGGTGGCCACCCGCTCCAGCGTGTCGGCCTTGGCGTCGATCGACTCCAGCACCCGCTCGTCCTTCTTGATCGGCAGCAGGATGTGGCTGACCACCGCGCTGTCGCCGCCCCGCTCCGTCACCTTGATCAGGTGGTAGCCGAACTGCGTCAGCACCGGCTGGCTGACCTCGTTCAGCGGCAGCGTCCAGATGGCGCTGTCGAAGGGCGCCACCGTCTGCCCGCGGCGCAGCGTGCCCAGGCTGCCGCCCTGGCGCGCGCTCCCGGTGTCCGACGATTCGGCGCGCGCGATGGCCGCGAAGTCGCCGCCGCCCGCGAGCTGCGCGCGCAGCTGCTGCGCCTTGGCCAGCACCGCCTCGCGGTCGGCGTTGTCGGGCGCGGTGCGCAGGATCGCCACCGTGAAGCGGGCCGTGCGCGGGCGCTTGTACTCGTCCTTGTGCGCGTCGTAGTAGCGGCGGATCTCGGCGTCGGACACCTGCACGCTCTGCGGCGCCAGCTTGGAGAGGTCGAGCGCCACGTACTCGACGGTGGCCGTTTCGTTGCGGTCGCGGTACATCCGCCAGAGCTGCGCGTCGGTCAGGTAGGTGCCGGCCGAGATCTGCTCCGACAGCTTCCGCTCGGGCACGTTGCTGCGGTAGAACTGCTCCAGCCCGTTCAGCAGCTCGTCGGGCGCCTGCGGGCTGGTGAGGTACTGGCGGTACTTGTTGAGGTCGAACTGCCCGTTGGTCTGGAACACCTCCTCGCGCATCAGCTGCGGGGCGGGCACGTTCAGCGCCAGCAGGCGGATCTCGTCGTCGGTCACGCGGATGCCGCGGCGGTCCAGCTCGCGGGTGATCAGGATCTGGGTGACCAGGTCGTTCCAGGCCTGCTCCTCGATCTGCTGCTGCTGCTCGGCGGTGATGCGGCCGGCGCCCTGCTGGCGCGCCTGCTCCTCGAGCTG
Protein-coding sequences here:
- a CDS encoding polyprenyl synthetase family protein, with the protein product MTLRTAPIRLSNIHAPVQDRLDKVVDEIRRIVVSDFAPVDEVNHYLLKIRGKLFRPGLVLLCDQLNGEVNPTAETLAAIVELVHLATLVHDDAVDHSVLRRGMPTVNALWSHQVAIIMGDYLYSRSISEITRLGDLEPIRVIAAAANAMTVGEMRQLVSHDALAFGQDDYFRLIDSKTASLMSAACEMGALTGAPEHRDALARYGTELGRAFQIADDLLDYTADSADTGKPSGLDLREHKVTLPLIHALPRLSRDERAAAEAFFRDPEPTDDAIHEMVEMVVRHGGLDYARERALEAAQRAHEALEGLPEGPALEALRDSIVYAVERRR
- a CDS encoding peptidylprolyl isomerase is translated as MMQLIRSNVGKFMTIFIVGGFLAWMVYGIGMEVTGAGGGRPGELGSVNGTPISLEAWQQRVQQLEEQARQQGAGRITAEQQQQIEEQAWNDLVTQILITRELDRRGIRVTDDEIRLLALNVPAPQLMREEVFQTNGQFDLNKYRQYLTSPQAPDELLNGLEQFYRSNVPERKLSEQISAGTYLTDAQLWRMYRDRNETATVEYVALDLSKLAPQSVQVSDAEIRRYYDAHKDEYKRPRTARFTVAILRTAPDNADREAVLAKAQQLRAQLAGGGDFAAIARAESSDTGSARQGGSLGTLRRGQTVAPFDSAIWTLPLNEVSQPVLTQFGYHLIKVTERGGDSAVVSHILLPIKKDERVLESIDAKADTLERVATSPQGIERAARTVGATLRRGVTVAENLAYIPGVGPAMEALNWATGEARDLGPNDHPVSDVLEGEQGLYIVRLDGYYPAGTMSLQEATAQIREQLILQKKREQARAAGERIVADVRAGKTLQQAAAARGLQVQTAGPFTRIEGNPALGQATAAVGAAFGTAIGQVSGVVETPAGLFIVRPTARTAADAGRFAADKERLRGALAGELRQRALARWMESARQNAKIKDNRAKVLGRA